The proteins below come from a single Chryseobacterium capnotolerans genomic window:
- a CDS encoding DUF4129 domain-containing protein has translation MRKVDRILRSIFGETVFAKSSELTGTLIRLFAIILVGFLLYFIIKYILGKDGNFIFGKKNKKLALNVEELHENIHEINFPESIAKFELTGDYRSAVRYQFLFILKKLSDKKLINWNPEKTNKDYVAEVKATHLKSEFSDLSYIFDYVWYGEFKIDEQSYQKFKNQYQAFKP, from the coding sequence TTGAGAAAAGTAGACCGTATTTTACGAAGTATTTTTGGAGAAACGGTTTTTGCAAAATCTTCAGAACTAACAGGAACGCTTATTCGTCTTTTTGCGATTATTCTGGTTGGTTTTCTTCTTTATTTTATCATCAAATATATTCTTGGGAAAGATGGGAACTTTATATTCGGTAAAAAGAATAAAAAGCTCGCTCTGAATGTAGAGGAACTGCATGAAAATATCCATGAAATCAATTTTCCTGAAAGTATTGCGAAATTTGAACTTACAGGAGATTACCGCTCAGCTGTCCGTTATCAGTTCTTGTTCATTCTTAAAAAATTAAGTGATAAAAAACTAATTAACTGGAATCCTGAAAAAACCAATAAAGATTATGTAGCAGAAGTAAAAGCTACCCACCTTAAAAGTGAATTCTCTGATCTTTCCTACATTTTCGATTATGTATGGTATGGAGAGTTCAAAATTGATGAACAGAGTTATCAGAAATTTAAAAATCAATACCAGGCATTTAAACCATAA
- a CDS encoding DUF4013 domain-containing protein has translation MIQFYKKRDFGTFISDSFNFFKLYGKNYFKNYILINGLLLILMVTVFIFGYKELFSQIFGSNLNGDSYYFERYFSENAGMLIGVGILTFLLFMILAVINYLYPVFYLKRIAGGANNIKTDEILGDFKKNAGRIAKLCLGITFIVAPLSLFVIGFSYLLIFVLIGIFLVMIVYPTLFNVITFLMYDYFNSGRGFMESLSYSIRSQFSYPNGSEKSPYWKYWGGAFVMFIITTIVSSVFTYIPMIFFYGSVLTTSPDGNFEQNPFTGAFGIAFLYSMEFQCCFHSSFPTFCM, from the coding sequence ATGATACAATTTTATAAAAAAAGAGATTTTGGAACTTTCATTAGTGATAGTTTCAACTTTTTCAAATTATACGGGAAAAATTATTTTAAAAACTATATCCTGATTAACGGTTTGCTGTTGATTTTAATGGTAACTGTTTTTATTTTCGGATATAAAGAGCTTTTTTCTCAGATTTTTGGCTCCAACCTAAATGGAGATTCCTATTACTTTGAACGTTATTTTTCAGAGAATGCCGGGATGCTGATTGGAGTAGGAATTCTTACCTTTCTGCTTTTTATGATTTTGGCGGTTATCAATTATTTGTATCCTGTCTTTTATCTGAAAAGAATTGCGGGTGGAGCAAACAATATAAAGACCGATGAAATTTTAGGTGATTTCAAAAAAAATGCAGGTAGGATTGCTAAACTTTGCCTGGGAATAACATTTATTGTAGCACCTTTGTCTTTATTTGTAATAGGATTTTCTTACCTTCTGATATTTGTGCTTATTGGGATCTTTCTTGTTATGATAGTATATCCTACATTGTTTAATGTGATTACATTTCTGATGTATGATTATTTTAATTCCGGCAGAGGCTTCATGGAAAGCTTAAGTTATTCTATCCGTTCCCAGTTTTCCTACCCTAATGGAAGCGAAAAGTCTCCTTATTGGAAATATTGGGGTGGAGCATTTGTAATGTTTATCATTACAACCATTGTCAGCTCTGTCTTCACCTATATTCCGATGATTTTTTTCTATGGCTCCGTACTTACAACTTCTCCGGATGGAAATTTTGAGCAAAACCCTTTTACAGGAGCTTTTGGAATTGCTTTTTTGTATTCTATGGAATTTCAATGCTGCTTTCATTCTTCCTTTCCAACCTTTTGTATGTGA